One segment of Propionispora hippei DSM 15287 DNA contains the following:
- a CDS encoding pyridoxal phosphate-dependent aminotransferase: MLSQNIQNKISKSSWIRAMFEQGEKLRKLHGPEKVYDFSLGNPDYEPPQEVQDALIKYVTGETAGLHKYMNNAGYPEIRENIAKRTGEEAGLPLTSNHIIMTCGAAGGLNVVLKSILNPGDEVIALAPYFVEYGFYAENHGGRLVVVPTDPATFQPSIAALEQAITPKTKALIINSPNNPTGVIYSEAVLTQVAGLLARKEQEFGSQILVISDEPYSKIVYDNAKVPNILSIFPNSAVVNSYSKSLALPGERIGYIAVNPQIKDVELLISGLIFANRTLGFVNAPSLFQKVIGDSLDVAVNTDEYKRRRDYLYSRLTELGFTCVKPEGAFYLFPKALIPDDVEFAQRALKYNLLIVPGSGFGCPGYFRLAYCVSMETIKNSISAFKALAEEFRA, from the coding sequence ATGTTGTCACAAAATATTCAAAACAAAATCAGCAAATCTTCATGGATTCGCGCCATGTTTGAGCAGGGCGAAAAGCTTCGCAAGCTCCATGGTCCGGAAAAGGTCTACGATTTCAGCCTGGGCAATCCTGACTACGAACCGCCTCAGGAAGTACAGGACGCCCTGATCAAATACGTAACCGGCGAAACGGCAGGGCTGCACAAGTATATGAACAACGCCGGCTATCCCGAGATCAGGGAAAATATCGCGAAACGAACCGGCGAAGAAGCCGGTCTGCCACTGACGTCGAACCATATTATTATGACCTGCGGCGCTGCCGGCGGGCTCAATGTTGTCTTAAAAAGCATTCTAAACCCCGGGGATGAAGTCATCGCCCTGGCGCCATACTTTGTGGAATACGGGTTCTACGCCGAAAACCATGGCGGAAGACTGGTGGTTGTCCCGACCGATCCGGCCACGTTCCAGCCCTCTATAGCCGCTCTGGAACAGGCGATTACCCCGAAAACAAAAGCACTCATCATTAACTCGCCTAACAACCCGACCGGCGTTATCTACAGCGAAGCTGTTCTTACCCAGGTTGCCGGCCTCTTAGCCCGCAAGGAACAGGAATTTGGCTCCCAGATTCTTGTAATTTCCGACGAACCTTACAGCAAAATTGTCTATGACAACGCCAAGGTACCCAACATCCTTTCGATTTTCCCCAATTCTGCTGTGGTCAACTCTTACAGCAAATCGCTGGCCTTACCCGGCGAACGGATCGGCTACATCGCCGTTAATCCGCAAATCAAAGACGTGGAGCTCCTCATCAGCGGTCTGATCTTTGCCAACCGCACCTTGGGCTTTGTCAATGCGCCGTCCCTCTTTCAGAAAGTCATTGGCGACTCGCTGGATGTGGCCGTCAACACCGACGAGTACAAACGCCGCCGCGACTATCTCTACTCCCGCCTGACCGAACTGGGCTTTACCTGCGTTAAGCCGGAAGGCGCTTTCTACCTGTTCCCCAAGGCGCTTATCCCGGACGATGTGGAATTTGCCCAGCGGGCCTTGAAATACAACCTGCTGATTGTCCCCGGCAGCGGCTTCGGCTGCCCCGGCTACTTCCGCCTCGCCTACTGCGTCAGCATGGAAACCATCAAGAATTCGATCAGCGCCTTTAAGGCCCTGGCTGAAGAGTTCCGGGCCTGA
- a CDS encoding GntR family transcriptional regulator, whose translation MYDELKKRILADYSDKPYFTPLPSERDLCSKYNVSRPTVRKALLLLEEEKFIVKIPTKGTFFLGNKEFVDGQSETSKNELAFYNRVVLRGNYTSSKVLFQNIEPASLEVAAKLELKKGDYVFRLERLRYINGKVYSLANAYLPYMLCSGLLEKDFTNRSLYRTLAEYGIYPSYAHKVIEISKAEEYEALHLGIQVGDPITITYTVTFDENDRILEYVISKSLAYKTRIELTVSTDRERSGKLHSFPAGEP comes from the coding sequence TTGTATGATGAATTAAAAAAAAGAATCTTAGCAGATTATTCCGATAAGCCATATTTTACACCCCTGCCAAGCGAACGGGATCTTTGCAGTAAATATAATGTCAGTCGCCCTACTGTCAGGAAGGCTTTATTGCTGTTGGAAGAAGAAAAGTTTATAGTGAAGATTCCGACGAAGGGAACATTCTTCCTCGGTAATAAAGAGTTTGTTGACGGTCAGTCAGAAACGAGTAAAAATGAACTGGCATTTTATAATCGGGTTGTTTTAAGAGGCAACTATACAAGCAGTAAGGTGTTATTTCAAAATATAGAGCCGGCTTCGTTAGAGGTGGCGGCCAAATTGGAATTAAAAAAGGGCGATTATGTATTTCGGTTGGAGCGATTGCGTTACATTAACGGTAAGGTTTATTCTTTGGCGAATGCATATCTTCCTTATATGTTGTGTTCAGGACTGTTGGAAAAAGACTTTACCAACAGATCGTTATACCGTACTTTGGCGGAGTACGGTATTTATCCGAGCTATGCCCATAAGGTGATCGAAATTTCAAAAGCGGAAGAATATGAGGCACTGCATTTGGGCATTCAGGTTGGCGATCCGATTACGATTACGTATACGGTAACTTTCGATGAAAATGATAGGATTCTCGAATATGTCATATCGAAATCATTAGCGTATAAAACCAGGATTGAATTGACTGTTTCTACCGACCGTGAGCGATCTGGCAAGCTGCATTCTTTTCCTGCCGGTGAGCCATAA
- the deoD gene encoding purine-nucleoside phosphorylase, which translates to MSIHIGAKPGAIAETVLLPGDPLRAKFIAENFLEDAVGYNEVRGMYGFTGFYKGERISVQGTGMGIPSISIYVNELITQYGVKRLIRTGTCGSLQENVKVKDVILAMAVSHDSNINAQRFPGMTYAPTADFALLQQAYAAAAKLGIKPKVGNVLTSDTFYHDDPDYWKRWAAYGVLAVEMETAGLYTLAAKYGVQALTIVTVSDHLVTGEATTAEERQTTFTQMMNIALETVK; encoded by the coding sequence ATGAGTATACATATTGGGGCTAAACCGGGAGCTATTGCCGAAACGGTGCTGCTGCCCGGCGATCCGCTGCGGGCGAAGTTCATTGCCGAGAATTTTCTGGAAGATGCCGTGGGTTACAATGAAGTGCGCGGCATGTACGGTTTTACCGGCTTTTACAAGGGAGAGCGGATCTCGGTGCAGGGAACAGGCATGGGTATTCCCTCCATATCCATCTATGTAAATGAACTAATTACTCAATACGGCGTAAAGCGTCTTATCCGGACCGGCACCTGCGGCTCGTTGCAGGAAAATGTAAAGGTGAAGGATGTCATTCTGGCAATGGCTGTTTCGCACGATTCCAACATCAACGCTCAGCGGTTTCCGGGGATGACCTACGCCCCGACGGCTGATTTTGCGCTTTTGCAGCAGGCCTATGCGGCGGCAGCGAAGCTGGGTATTAAACCCAAGGTAGGCAATGTGCTGACTTCCGATACTTTCTATCATGACGATCCGGATTATTGGAAGCGCTGGGCGGCCTATGGCGTGCTGGCGGTGGAAATGGAAACAGCGGGGCTGTATACGCTGGCTGCCAAATACGGTGTGCAGGCGCTGACTATTGTAACGGTGAGCGATCATCTGGTTACCGGTGAAGCAACGACAGCCGAGGAACGGCAAACCACATTTACGCAGATGATGAACATTGCCCTGGAAACGGTAAAATAA
- a CDS encoding DMT family transporter codes for METGKPNYKMIVILIWVVILWGVNAVAIKYLTQFYPPLVLAPIRLCLASLLLVPVMIVQKCWRLPRKAWPSVGGIALFCIFLHQIALTFGIKATSGTHAVLILGMNPLMTALLAGYFLKEKFTAAKAVGMVLGFGGLLFVVAANAQSGASLFGDAVMGIATLVFVIGSLFVKTATSYASPLTVTAYSHVLAAAGLGLVGFAANPDWGHAAYSSWIPVAVLLFSSFFSTALGALLWNVSIKHLGASTASLFQNGCPVIGVFASVLFLGEQLSWHHLTALVLVILGVTIGTGILPLPQFGRGKQAMDQQA; via the coding sequence TTGGAAACGGGTAAACCTAATTATAAAATGATCGTCATTCTTATCTGGGTTGTTATTCTATGGGGTGTGAATGCGGTAGCAATAAAATATTTAACGCAGTTTTATCCGCCGTTGGTCCTGGCGCCTATCCGGTTATGCCTGGCCAGCCTGTTGCTGGTGCCGGTCATGATCGTCCAGAAATGCTGGAGACTTCCCCGGAAAGCCTGGCCTTCGGTTGGTGGAATCGCTTTGTTTTGCATATTTTTGCATCAGATTGCCCTTACTTTCGGTATTAAAGCCACCAGCGGCACCCATGCCGTGCTGATTTTAGGAATGAATCCGCTCATGACGGCCCTGCTGGCCGGTTATTTCTTAAAGGAGAAATTTACGGCAGCCAAGGCCGTTGGTATGGTTTTGGGGTTTGGTGGTTTGCTGTTTGTCGTGGCGGCCAATGCACAAAGCGGGGCCAGTCTGTTTGGCGATGCTGTGATGGGAATTGCCACGCTGGTCTTTGTTATTGGCTCGCTTTTTGTTAAAACAGCTACTTCTTATGCCAGTCCGTTAACGGTTACCGCCTACAGCCATGTTTTGGCTGCCGCCGGTCTTGGTCTGGTCGGGTTTGCGGCCAATCCGGACTGGGGCCATGCCGCTTATTCTTCCTGGATACCGGTAGCTGTACTGCTATTTTCCAGTTTTTTCAGTACCGCCTTGGGCGCCTTGCTGTGGAATGTGTCTATCAAGCATTTGGGTGCTTCCACGGCGTCGTTGTTCCAAAACGGCTGTCCTGTTATCGGCGTATTTGCCTCGGTGCTTTTTCTTGGTGAGCAGCTAAGCTGGCACCATCTTACGGCTTTGGTGCTGGTTATTCTGGGGGTTACCATCGGTACGGGAATTCTTCCGCTGCCGCAGTTTGGCCGCGGTAAGCAGGCTATGGACCAGCAGGCGTAA
- a CDS encoding NADH:flavin oxidoreductase, with amino-acid sequence MAKFADDIVIRGNRVKNRIAMAPMVTFSFRGDNGSYYGRQHIEHYADRAKGGAGLIILQATRVLGAAQASNMWSADNRRVLRQIAGNCHDYGAVVMMQLSCGDMDINQLSIDDIQAMQADMKQAALAACDMGFDGVEYHFAHGFTLCKFIDASYNQRTDCYGGNVLNRTRILTDMLPDIRSSVHDRFIVSVRMGAYLPESRQGIETARAFESAGVDLLHISFGMKPPETPVPDGFICSPTTYSGYIIKKEVHIPVIAVNEIRTADQARFLLENDYADIVAIGRGMFTDPAFADHVLQGKPVNKCFGCGGAIPACRWFTDHTLCPGNRLKTS; translated from the coding sequence ATGGCTAAGTTCGCCGATGATATCGTGATTCGCGGGAACCGGGTGAAAAATCGAATTGCTATGGCTCCCATGGTTACTTTTTCCTTCCGGGGAGACAACGGCTCCTACTATGGACGGCAGCATATTGAACATTATGCGGACCGGGCAAAAGGCGGGGCCGGCCTTATTATTTTGCAGGCTACCCGGGTTCTCGGCGCCGCGCAGGCCTCGAATATGTGGTCGGCTGACAACCGGAGAGTATTACGGCAGATTGCCGGGAACTGTCATGATTACGGTGCAGTGGTCATGATGCAGCTCTCTTGCGGTGATATGGATATCAATCAGTTATCCATCGACGATATCCAGGCCATGCAGGCGGATATGAAGCAGGCTGCCCTGGCTGCCTGTGATATGGGCTTTGACGGCGTGGAATACCACTTTGCTCATGGCTTTACTTTATGTAAGTTTATTGACGCGTCATACAATCAGCGAACTGATTGCTATGGAGGCAATGTCCTCAATAGAACCCGAATTTTGACGGACATGTTGCCGGATATCCGCAGTTCTGTCCATGACCGGTTTATCGTGAGTGTACGGATGGGAGCCTATTTGCCGGAAAGCCGTCAAGGCATAGAAACAGCCCGGGCCTTTGAAAGTGCCGGGGTTGATTTGCTGCATATTTCTTTTGGCATGAAGCCGCCGGAAACGCCTGTGCCTGACGGATTTATCTGCAGTCCGACCACATACAGTGGCTATATCATAAAAAAAGAGGTGCATATCCCGGTTATCGCGGTGAATGAAATCCGTACAGCAGATCAGGCACGTTTTTTGCTGGAAAACGACTATGCCGATATAGTGGCTATTGGCCGGGGAATGTTTACCGATCCTGCTTTTGCTGATCACGTGCTGCAGGGAAAACCGGTAAACAAGTGTTTTGGCTGTGGCGGCGCGATACCGGCGTGCCGGTGGTTTACCGATCATACACTATGTCCGGGGAACAGGCTTAAGACAAGCTAA
- a CDS encoding response regulator, whose product MNEKKLRVLVIDDEPQIQKLLRVSLQVQGYLFEGVLTGKDGVARAASLKPDIMIVDLGLPDMDGKEVVLQVREWSQVPIIVLTARDQEQEKIEALDAGADDYVTKPFSMGELMARMRVCLRRMAQVEDEPVLTCGGLAVDLLQRTVTVDGREVKLTPTEYEIIKIMAQHAGRVLTHKQLLKAVWGNDYNNDTHYIRVYIGQLRRKIEADSAQPRYIITESGVGYRLMGKS is encoded by the coding sequence ATGAATGAAAAGAAATTACGGGTATTGGTTATTGATGACGAACCACAGATCCAGAAGCTGCTGCGCGTGTCACTGCAGGTTCAGGGCTACCTGTTTGAAGGTGTACTGACCGGGAAGGACGGTGTGGCCCGGGCGGCGAGCCTGAAGCCGGATATCATGATTGTCGACTTAGGCCTGCCCGACATGGACGGTAAAGAGGTGGTGCTGCAGGTGCGGGAGTGGTCCCAGGTGCCGATTATTGTCTTGACGGCCCGTGACCAGGAGCAGGAAAAAATCGAAGCCCTCGATGCCGGTGCCGATGATTATGTGACAAAACCCTTTAGTATGGGAGAACTCATGGCGCGCATGCGGGTCTGTCTCCGCCGGATGGCCCAGGTGGAGGATGAGCCGGTGCTTACCTGCGGCGGGCTGGCGGTCGACCTGTTGCAGCGGACGGTGACGGTAGACGGCAGGGAAGTGAAGCTGACGCCCACTGAATACGAAATTATCAAGATCATGGCGCAGCATGCCGGCCGCGTACTGACGCACAAGCAACTGCTAAAGGCGGTTTGGGGTAACGACTACAATAACGATACTCACTACATCCGCGTCTATATCGGGCAGCTGCGGCGGAAAATTGAGGCCGATTCGGCGCAGCCGCGCTATATTATCACCGAGTCGGGCGTTGGTTACCGCCTGATGGGAAAAAGCTAA
- the kdpC gene encoding K(+)-transporting ATPase subunit C, whose amino-acid sequence MWKWVVTGLRMLAVFTLLTGLVYPLLVTGVAQLLFPAQANGSLVTKNGSPVGSRLIGQTFTGDKYFHGRPSAAGQDGYDGTASAGSNLGPTNQALLQAVAERLSLVRRENGLSQAAPVPADLVLASASGLDPHITPAAAYLQAARVAGARGRDVAEVERLIEARTEGRLASVLGEERVNVLELNLALDESI is encoded by the coding sequence ATGTGGAAATGGGTGGTAACAGGACTAAGAATGCTGGCTGTATTTACTTTGCTGACCGGGCTTGTCTATCCTTTGCTGGTAACCGGGGTGGCGCAGCTTTTATTTCCCGCCCAGGCCAACGGTTCCCTGGTGACAAAGAATGGGAGTCCCGTAGGCTCGCGGCTGATTGGACAGACTTTTACCGGCGATAAATATTTTCACGGACGTCCGTCGGCGGCCGGACAGGACGGCTATGACGGAACGGCTTCGGCGGGAAGCAATTTGGGCCCGACCAATCAGGCTTTGCTGCAGGCGGTGGCAGAACGGTTAAGCCTGGTTCGCCGGGAAAATGGCCTGAGCCAGGCAGCACCCGTACCGGCCGACCTGGTGCTTGCCTCCGCCAGTGGGCTTGACCCGCATATCACGCCGGCTGCCGCCTATCTGCAGGCGGCACGGGTAGCCGGGGCCAGAGGACGGGATGTGGCTGAAGTGGAGCGGCTGATTGAGGCGAGGACCGAGGGCCGGCTGGCCAGTGTGCTGGGTGAAGAACGGGTAAATGTGCTGGAATTAAATCTGGCACTTGATGAGAGCATATAA
- a CDS encoding zinc-dependent alcohol dehydrogenase produces the protein MKLSHKMKTAVFTGVGQIQLEEYDIPEVEPDKVLIKVDACAICTWEQRVYKGIKQVEFPFIGGHETVGHIIAMGDRVDKVHWQLHDRVALGVTLACNNCYQCKSGNEQNCEYFNHSKQLEGLPHKGMGGLSSHLLVHPANLFKYKNISVEEATVTEPVSCVLHSVETADVQFGDVVVVIGCGIMGLLHVLLATRKGAVVIVSDTDEKRTALALKMGAAYAVNPKREDLAERVKAITDGLKAQVVFDTTPISAVVEEARKCLANNGRLVLYSAFYPDTPISFSPDWLHKSAVKVLGTANSNARDFVKATRMLSYGIIDVKPFISEVYPVHDIKAAFESACKGDKFRVVVKF, from the coding sequence ATGAAATTGAGTCACAAAATGAAAACAGCCGTATTTACCGGAGTAGGTCAAATACAACTGGAAGAATACGATATACCTGAAGTAGAGCCCGACAAAGTACTGATTAAAGTAGATGCCTGCGCAATCTGCACCTGGGAACAGCGGGTTTATAAAGGAATTAAGCAAGTCGAGTTTCCCTTTATTGGCGGACATGAAACGGTTGGCCATATTATTGCTATGGGAGATCGCGTGGACAAGGTACACTGGCAGTTACATGACCGGGTAGCTCTTGGCGTTACACTTGCTTGCAATAATTGCTATCAATGCAAGAGCGGTAATGAACAAAATTGTGAATATTTTAATCATAGCAAGCAGCTTGAGGGACTTCCGCATAAAGGGATGGGGGGACTCAGTTCGCACTTGCTTGTACATCCAGCCAATTTGTTTAAATATAAAAATATTTCGGTCGAAGAGGCAACGGTTACGGAACCTGTATCCTGCGTATTGCATAGCGTGGAAACGGCCGATGTGCAATTCGGTGATGTTGTAGTTGTCATTGGCTGTGGAATTATGGGCTTGTTGCATGTTCTCCTTGCCACTAGAAAAGGTGCGGTAGTCATTGTATCTGATACCGACGAAAAGAGGACGGCATTAGCGCTGAAAATGGGTGCGGCATATGCGGTTAATCCTAAGAGAGAAGACTTGGCGGAAAGAGTAAAGGCGATTACTGACGGCCTTAAGGCGCAAGTTGTATTTGATACAACACCTATTTCAGCAGTGGTTGAGGAAGCGAGAAAATGTCTCGCGAATAATGGCAGACTTGTTTTATATAGCGCGTTTTATCCGGACACCCCGATATCTTTTAGTCCCGATTGGCTTCACAAAAGTGCCGTTAAAGTATTGGGAACAGCCAATTCCAATGCGCGGGATTTCGTAAAAGCGACAAGAATGCTGTCATATGGTATCATAGATGTAAAGCCGTTTATAAGTGAAGTATATCCGGTACATGATATAAAGGCCGCATTTGAATCCGCCTGTAAGGGAGACAAATTTAGAGTCGTTGTTAAGTTCTAA
- a CDS encoding class II fructose-bisphosphate aldolase, translating into MLTTMKDMLLPAKKHKYAVGAFNVPNLESIQAVISAAEELQAPVILQHAEVHEKYIPLAVIGPIMLDFAKRATVPVCVHLDHGSSFDLCMQAIRLGFTSIMYDASAKSYEENFNETREMVRIAHAVGVSVEAELGHIFTSAIGGGEGRGAVGAEDFASLDDCYTDPETAKKFAEGTSVDALAISFGTTHGVYLTKPRLDLNRITEIKEKIDIPLVMHGGSGLSDDDFKTAIHNGITKINYYTYGTIAGGKQVAKMLETVQDEVFYHDIVLAGIAGIKANIKSAMQVFYHSML; encoded by the coding sequence ATGTTAACTACAATGAAAGATATGTTATTACCGGCAAAAAAACATAAGTATGCCGTAGGCGCCTTTAATGTCCCCAATCTGGAATCGATTCAGGCAGTTATTTCTGCTGCAGAGGAGTTACAAGCTCCGGTCATCCTACAACACGCAGAAGTGCACGAAAAATATATCCCCTTGGCTGTTATCGGTCCTATCATGCTCGATTTTGCCAAAAGAGCAACGGTTCCGGTATGTGTGCATTTGGACCACGGCTCCAGTTTTGATTTATGTATGCAGGCGATTCGCCTTGGCTTTACCTCCATTATGTACGATGCTTCGGCCAAAAGTTATGAAGAAAACTTTAACGAAACAAGAGAAATGGTTCGTATCGCCCATGCTGTTGGCGTTTCTGTGGAAGCCGAATTAGGTCATATTTTCACCTCAGCCATAGGCGGCGGTGAAGGACGCGGAGCTGTGGGCGCCGAAGATTTCGCTTCGCTGGACGATTGTTATACCGATCCTGAAACCGCCAAAAAGTTTGCCGAAGGAACCAGTGTAGACGCACTGGCTATTTCCTTTGGAACAACACACGGAGTTTATCTGACCAAACCCCGTTTAGATTTAAACCGCATAACCGAAATTAAAGAAAAAATTGATATTCCTTTAGTCATGCACGGAGGTTCCGGCCTTTCTGATGATGATTTCAAAACCGCCATTCATAATGGCATTACTAAAATAAATTATTATACTTACGGAACAATAGCCGGTGGCAAGCAAGTAGCAAAAATGCTCGAAACCGTACAGGATGAAGTATTTTACCATGATATTGTTCTTGCCGGCATAGCCGGCATTAAGGCAAATATAAAATCAGCCATGCAGGTATTCTACCATTCTATGTTATAA
- a CDS encoding sensor histidine kinase, producing the protein MAEERLRPDPDELLGSIKKAARGKLTVFLGAVAGVGKTYKMLEAAHERKADGVRVLTGWIETHGRPETERLAAGIPGIPPGELLYRDRVMLEMDIDAVLQQQPELVLVDELAHTNIPGSRHVRRYQDVEELLAAGIHVYTTVNIQHMESLNDVVAQITGVIVRETVPDYVLAQADNIQLIDIPPEELIKRLQEGKVYRQGQVQQALKNFFRLGNINALRELALRFTASRVDRDLNEYMRQKQIAGPWPAAGRIMVCVSPSPFSAQLIRAAHRFASGLHAEFLAVHIETAQRRFPLGDKERDRIARNMRLAEELGARTLMVVGNDLVKEILEVARTHNVTAIVVGKSGNTHLQDLFRKSFVDRLIRASGGIHVYVVQGAVEEEKRPEIKTVLPATSFAGMIPFAGGLAMTALVTLAGWLGRDHWELVNVALLYLLPVLLSAVWWGRWPSYFTAVISVACFDYLFVPPLFTFSVYDFRFVWSFAIFLLVSFLIGGRTEWLRREAKAAQLRERGIRALYKFSREIAAVIDLEFICRELVRHAGETIGRDTLVLCPDKSGKLYLAGSYDSSRFALVEDFSLSDAEYAVAVWSYKNQRVAGCSTETLPGAENLYVPLTAGESVGGVFGVRIGAQPVTPEEKRLIDAWSGLAAMAIERVTLARQAQQAALVVESDRLRMALFNSVSHELRTPLATITGAVSTLLDPDIQYPEELRTELLETILYGAARMERVVNNLLDTARQESGMLQLKTDWCDIEDMVGSAWRRISERKQTHTLITKLPETLPLLRADCVLLEQVLINLLDNAIKYSPQGSPITVSAAQDGSQVVLSVRDEGPGIGLEDRERIFEKFYRAPQVRKVSGTGLGLSICKGIVEAHKGVIWAENHPDGGAQISIRLPVSTDGTNP; encoded by the coding sequence ATGGCGGAGGAGCGGCTGCGACCCGATCCGGATGAACTGCTGGGAAGCATCAAAAAAGCGGCAAGAGGTAAGCTGACGGTATTTTTAGGTGCCGTTGCCGGTGTGGGAAAAACGTATAAAATGCTGGAAGCGGCTCATGAACGCAAAGCGGACGGTGTGCGTGTCCTGACCGGCTGGATTGAAACGCACGGCCGCCCGGAAACGGAAAGACTGGCGGCCGGCATACCCGGAATTCCGCCAGGAGAGCTGCTTTACCGGGACCGGGTCATGCTGGAAATGGATATTGATGCCGTGCTGCAGCAGCAACCCGAACTGGTGCTGGTGGATGAACTGGCTCATACCAATATTCCCGGCTCCCGCCATGTGCGAAGGTATCAGGATGTGGAAGAATTATTGGCTGCCGGCATCCACGTTTATACCACCGTCAATATTCAGCATATGGAGAGCCTGAACGATGTGGTAGCCCAAATTACCGGCGTGATTGTACGGGAAACGGTGCCTGATTATGTTCTGGCTCAGGCGGATAATATTCAGTTGATTGATATTCCGCCGGAGGAATTGATCAAGCGGCTGCAGGAGGGTAAGGTGTACCGCCAGGGACAGGTGCAGCAGGCTTTAAAGAATTTTTTCCGCCTGGGCAACATCAACGCGCTGCGCGAGCTGGCCCTGCGCTTTACCGCCAGCCGGGTTGACCGGGACCTGAACGAGTACATGCGTCAGAAACAGATTGCCGGGCCCTGGCCGGCGGCCGGCCGCATCATGGTATGCGTAAGCCCCAGTCCTTTTTCCGCCCAACTGATCCGGGCGGCGCACCGGTTTGCCAGCGGCCTGCATGCCGAGTTTCTCGCCGTTCATATCGAGACGGCGCAGCGGCGTTTTCCTCTGGGCGATAAGGAACGGGACCGGATTGCCCGCAATATGCGGTTAGCCGAAGAACTGGGGGCCAGGACGCTTATGGTGGTAGGCAATGACCTGGTGAAGGAAATTCTGGAAGTAGCGCGAACCCATAATGTTACCGCCATCGTAGTCGGCAAATCGGGCAATACCCACCTGCAGGACCTTTTTCGCAAATCCTTTGTAGACCGGTTGATCCGGGCCAGCGGCGGTATTCATGTGTATGTCGTCCAGGGGGCGGTGGAAGAGGAAAAACGTCCCGAGATCAAGACGGTACTTCCTGCTACTTCCTTTGCCGGGATGATACCGTTTGCCGGCGGGCTGGCCATGACCGCCCTGGTCACTCTGGCAGGCTGGTTGGGCAGAGATCATTGGGAACTGGTCAATGTGGCGCTGCTGTACTTGCTGCCAGTGCTGCTGTCCGCCGTTTGGTGGGGTCGGTGGCCTTCCTATTTCACGGCGGTGATCAGTGTAGCCTGCTTTGATTATTTGTTTGTACCGCCGCTGTTTACCTTCTCCGTCTATGATTTTCGCTTTGTCTGGAGCTTCGCGATTTTTCTCCTGGTTTCTTTTTTGATTGGCGGCCGGACGGAATGGCTGCGGCGGGAGGCCAAAGCAGCTCAGCTCAGGGAACGCGGTATCCGGGCCTTATATAAATTCAGCCGGGAAATCGCCGCCGTCATTGACCTGGAGTTTATCTGCCGGGAGCTGGTGCGGCATGCCGGCGAAACCATCGGACGGGATACGCTGGTACTGTGTCCGGATAAAAGCGGTAAGCTGTATCTGGCGGGAAGCTATGACAGCAGCCGGTTTGCTTTGGTTGAGGATTTTTCTTTATCCGACGCCGAATATGCCGTAGCGGTCTGGTCGTATAAAAATCAGCGGGTGGCAGGCTGTTCCACGGAAACGCTGCCGGGGGCTGAGAATCTCTATGTACCGTTGACAGCCGGAGAAAGCGTGGGCGGGGTGTTCGGGGTGCGCATCGGCGCGCAGCCGGTGACACCGGAAGAGAAACGCCTGATTGATGCCTGGTCAGGTCTGGCGGCCATGGCCATCGAGCGGGTAACCCTGGCCCGTCAGGCGCAGCAGGCCGCTTTAGTGGTAGAGTCGGACAGGCTGCGGATGGCGCTCTTTAACTCGGTGTCCCATGAACTGCGGACGCCTTTGGCGACCATAACCGGAGCGGTGTCCACGTTGCTTGACCCGGATATTCAATACCCGGAGGAATTGCGGACCGAATTGCTGGAAACCATTTTGTATGGAGCGGCCCGGATGGAACGGGTGGTCAACAATCTGCTGGATACGGCCCGGCAGGAGAGCGGCATGCTGCAGCTAAAAACCGACTGGTGCGATATAGAGGATATGGTGGGATCGGCCTGGCGCCGCATCAGCGAAAGAAAACAAACTCATACATTAATTACTAAATTGCCGGAAACATTGCCACTGCTCCGGGCCGATTGCGTTCTGCTGGAACAGGTGCTGATTAACCTGCTGGATAACGCGATCAAGTATTCACCGCAAGGAAGTCCCATTACCGTCAGCGCCGCCCAGGACGGGAGCCAGGTGGTGCTCAGTGTAAGGGATGAGGGGCCGGGAATCGGCCTGGAAGACCGGGAGCGCATCTTTGAAAAGTTTTACCGGGCGCCCCAGGTGCGAAAAGTGTCCGGCACCGGATTGGGATTATCCATTTGTAAAGGTATTGTGGAAGCCCACAAAGGAGTTATCTGGGCGGAGAATCATCCTGACGGCGGCGCGCAGATCTCTATTCGCCTGCCGGTCTCCACCGACGGGACAAATCCTTAA